The Osmerus eperlanus chromosome 22, fOsmEpe2.1, whole genome shotgun sequence genome window below encodes:
- the pus10 gene encoding putative tRNA pseudouridine synthase Pus10 codes for MVPLKEKDGPIVKNLLAAGCCARCVLRFCCIGVPSAYRQSYEDTVKELHDFIREAENNQSQDATVPEHTENPPSKKIRLDTTDADSHFEGDTAMVPVSDEPDKKTADSEVCVVCLGVLQEFCDRAHATKISDAVKTENYQFDTLVLSVSLPAQLSVREHSCWLHIKKEVREKSMCLNKDDVIQVKEAFKWIMQGLISKEMGGKPVVTKSSFEIGVGFTHPETDGDCHFLASTCSDCFRPTKNKQSVFTRMAVIKALEKISDDKFLKKFPCPPSKPTSKCIAQDVQCLHVSVFVAGRYNKFSRALPQTPWLIDGERRMESSVEELIAAPLLSSFRADGFNFSSSGREDVDVRTLGNGRPFALELLNPHRARFNKAEIRQLQETINGSSDKIRVRDLQIVTREAMGHMKEGEEDKTKSYTALIWTRKAIEKEDITFIDNIKELKIAQKTPLRVLHRRPLAVRERVIHTMSTRFLDTHHFHLELRTQAGTYIKEFVHGDFGRTKPNLCELLEAETDILELDVESVDVDWPPAIPE; via the exons ATGGTGCCCTTGAAGGAGAAAGACGGGCCCATCGTGAAGAACCTGCTGGCTGCGGGGTGCTGTGCTCGCTGCGTACTCCGGTTCTGTTGCATAGGAGTACCCTCTGCCTACAGACAATCCTACGAG gacacagtgaAGGAACTTCATGATTTCATCAGAGAAGCAGAAAACAATCAATCCCAAGATGCAACAGTACCAGAACATACAGAAAATCCTCCAAGTAAAAAAATAAGGCTGGACACCACAGACGCTGACAGCCATTTTGAAGGGGACACCGCCATGGTTCCCGTGTCAGATGAACCTGACAAAAAGACTGCAgattctgaagtgtgtgtggtgtgtctgggtgttcTACAGGAGTTCTGTGACCGGGCCCATGCCACAAAG ATATCAGATGCTGTGAAGACGGAAAACTACCAGTTTGACACGCTGGTGCTGTCCGTCTCGCTCCCTGCCCAGCTGTCTGTCAGAGAG CACTCGTGTTGGCTGCATATCAAGAAGgaagtgag GGAGAAGAGTATGTGCCTTAACAAGGACGACGTCATCCAAGTGAAGGAGGCCTTCAAGTGGATCATGCAGGGCCTGATCTCCAAGGAGATGGGAGGGAAGCCTGTGGTTACCAAG AGTTCGTTTGAGATTGGCGTGGGGTTCACTCacccagagacagacggagactgCCATTTCCT GGCTAGCACCTGCTCTGACTGCTTCCGACCAACCAAGAACAAACAG TCAGTCTTCACTAGAATGGCAGTGATCAAAGCCCTGGAGAAAATTTCAGATGACAAGTTTCTGAA AAagttcccctgtcctccctcaaaACCGACCAGTAAATGCATTGCCCAGGATGTCCAGTGTCTTCACGTATCTGTATTTGTGGCAG GGAGGTACAACAAGTTCTCGCGTGCTCTGCCCCAGACTCCCTGGTTGATtgacggggagaggaggatggaatcTTCTGTGGAAGAGCTGATCGctgcacctctcctctcttcattcaGGGCAGACG GGTTTAACTTCTCCTCGTCCGGAAGAGAGGATGTGGACGTGCGCACTCTTGGAAACG GTCGGCCATTTGCATTGGAACTGCTGAATCCTCACAGAGCCAGGTTCAACAAGGCAGAGATCCGGCAACTGCAGGAG accATTAACGGGTCATCTGACAAAATCCGAGTTAGAGATCTGCAGATCGTAACAAG AGAGGCCATGGGGCACAtgaaggagggggaagaggacaaGACCAAGTCCTACACTGCCCTGATCTGGACCCGGAAAGCCATTGAGAAAGAGGATATCACCTTCATAGACAACATCAAA GAGTTAAAGATAGCCCAGAAGACCCCTTTGAGAGTATTGCATCGCCGGCCGCTGGCCGTCAGAGAGCGCGTCATACACACCATGAGCACCCGCTTTCTGGACACGCATCACTTCCACCTGGAGCTGAGGACGCAAGCTGGGAC ATACATAAAGGAGTTTGTTCATGGAGATTTCGGTCGTACCAAGCCTAACCTGTGCGAGCTTTTGGAAGCCGAAACGGACATTCTTGAGTTGGACGTCGAG TCTGTGGATGTGGACTGGCCTCCAGCCATCCCAGAGTGA
- the akt3b gene encoding RAC-gamma serine/threonine-protein kinase, which produces MSDQNVVKEGWVQKRGEYIKNWRPRYFLLKTDGSFIGYKDKPQDADLAYPLNNFSVAKCQLMKTERPKPNTFIIRCLQWTTVIERTFHVDTPDERDEWAEAIQMVAESLAKQEEEGILCSPTSQIENVNEEEMDTSTSHHKRKTMNDFDYLKLLGKGTFGKVILVKEKASGTYYAMKILKKEVIIAKDEVAHTLTESRVLKNTRHPFLTSLKYSFQTKDRLCFVMEYVNGGELFFHLSRERVFSEDRTRFYGAEIVSALDYLHSAKIVYRDLKLENLMLDKDGHIKITDFGLCKEGITDAATMKTFCGTPEYLAPEVLEDNDYGRAVDWWGLGVVMYEMMCGRLPFYNQDHEKLFELILMEEIKFPRTLSADAKSLLSGLLIKDPNKRLGGGPDDAKEIMRHSFFAAVDWQDVYDKKLVPPFMPQVSSETDTRYFDEEFTAQTITITPPEKFDEDGMDAADSERRPHFPQFSYSASGRE; this is translated from the exons ATGAGCGATCAGAACGTCGTGAAGGAAGGCTGGGTCCAGAAAAGAG GAGAGTACATAAAGAACTGGCGACCGCGCTACTTCCTGTTGAAGACAGACGGCTCCTTCATTGGCTACAAGGACAAACCGCAGGACGCCGACCTGGCCTATCCCCTCAACAACTTCTCTGTAGCAA aaTGTCAGCTGATGAAGACCGAGCGGCCCAAGCCCAACACCTTCATCATCCGCTGTCTCCAGTGGACCACAGTCATCGAGAGGACCTTCCACGTGGACACGCCCGACGAGAG GGATGAGTGGGCCGAGGCCATTCAGATGGTGGCAGAATCCCTGGccaagcaggaggaagagggcaTCCTGTGCAGCCCCACGTCACAGATCGAGAACGTCAacgaggaggagatggacaCCTCCACCAGCCACCACAAACGGAAG ACAATGAATGACTTTGACTATCTGAAACTACTGGGAAAAGGCACTTTTGGCAAAGTCATTCTGGTCAAGGAGAAGGCTAGCGGGACCTATTACGCCATGAAGATCCTGAAAAAGGAAGTGATCATCGCAAAG GATGAAGTTGCCCACACGCTCACAGAAAGCAGAGTATTAAAAAACACCCGACATCCATTCCTAACC TCTCTGAAGTACTCCTTCCAGACTAAGGACAGGTTGTGCTTCGTCATGGAGTACGTCAACGGAGGAGAG CTGTTTTTCCATTTGTCGAGAGAGCGAGTCTTCTCCGAGGACCGCACCCGCTTCTACGGCGCTGAGATCGTCTCCGCTTTAGACTACCTGCACTCGGCCAAGATAGTGTACCGCGACctgaag CTGGAGAATCTGATGCTGGACAAAGACGGCCACATCAAGATCACCGACTTTGGCCTCTGCAAAGAGGGCATCACCGACGCCGCCACCATGAAGACCTTCTGCGGCACACCAGAGTACCTGGCCCCCGAG GTCCTGGAGGACAACGACTATGGCCGGGCGGTGGACTGGTGGGGCCTGGGCGTGGTCATGTATGAGATGATGTGCGGCCGATTGCCCTTCTACAACCAGGACCACGAGAAGCTGTTTGAGCTGATCCTCATGGAGGAGATCAAGTTCCCACGCACCCTCTCGGCCGACGCCAAGTCCCTGCTGTCCGGCCTGCTCATCAAGGACCCCAacaagcg ACTCGGCGGAGGGCCAGACGACGCCAAGGAGATTATGCGTCACAGCTTCTTTGCCGCCGTCGACTGGCAAGACGTGTACGACAAGAAG CTGGTCCCGCCCTTCATGCCCCAGGTCTCCTCGGAGACAGACACGCGCTACTTTGACGAAGAGTTCACGGCGcagaccatcaccatcacccctCCGGAAAAAT TCGACGAAGACGGGATGGACGCTGCCGACAGCGAACGGAGGCCTCATTTCCCCCAATTCTCCTATTCGGCCAGCGGGCGGGAGTGA
- the LOC134008729 gene encoding protein SPMIP3-like → MAGPGVALRLHEFKVRYGSNQFDRLPGITTKVPRQGTDVRGLYHGQLGRMHVVPSKQHRVRFASLDYPLGSHGGNHDDHQRGFDLQTFRALDALRHSACASEKRPPETAYQEEFGLQSTLLAPENTKFTLYAHPGPMQLWSDNLERRF, encoded by the exons ATGGCAGGACCAGGTGTGGCTCTGCGTTTGCATGAGTTCAAGGTCAGATACGGATCCAACCAGTTTGACAGGTTGCCAGGGATTACAACAAA GGTACCACGTCAAGGGACTGATGTGCGTGGGCTCTACCACGGACAGCTGGGCAGAATGCACGTTGTTCCCTCGAAGCAACACAG AGTGAGGTTTGCATCCCTGGACTACCCTCTGGGCTCTCACGGTGGGAATCATGATGACCACCAGAGAGGGTTTGACCTCCAGACCTTCCGTGCCTTGGACGCACTCCGCCACAGCGCTTGTGCCTCGGAGAAACGCCCCCCTGAGACAGCTTACCAAGAAGAGTTTGGCCTGCAGTCCACCCTCTTGG CACCGGAGAACACCAAATTCACCCTTTACGCTCATCCTGGGCCTATGCAGCTGTGGTCAGACAACTTGGAGCGCCGTTTTTGA